The following DNA comes from Salvelinus namaycush isolate Seneca chromosome 39, SaNama_1.0, whole genome shotgun sequence.
ggttctgctcgcggtcggtgaacaggtaggagctgagtttatacattctgcttctagaatgaacaaagctgtggttgtgttcatgaaaagggctaatttggttggtaggctaattgctagcggaatatttgtaagggatgtgttggtgtcaatttcacctctctctaccccttcaacaagagttgtagtggccaatttgcctccgtttattacggatgatcaaattaggaaagagctgagtcgttttggtaagtttgctagcggtttcCGTGTACTATCAGCAGGTTTTCGggcagatgccgttaagcacgttgtttcgttccggaggcaagtgttgatgtttctgaacaacaatgagcaacagctaaatgtgcactttaaagtgagacatggggaggggctctatgcaggttttgccagcacagatagtctacggtgttttgaatgtggggatttggggcacaagagttttgcgtgcccacacaaaggccgtagacaaggtgagggtacaggcgccagtgggggaaatcgaggtcaaagtgcagggggtaaggagatgcagacagcagaggctgggcctagtcaggctagagatggtggtgtagatgaggttgggcctagtcaggctagagatggtggggtagctgtagctgagtttagtcaggctagagatggtggggtagtggaggctgggtctagtcaggctagagatggtggggaagcagaggccgggtctagtcaggctagagatggtggggtagctgaggctgggcctagttatgctatggagggtggtgtaaagggtgctgggtctaggcaggatatggatggtggtatagaagaggctgagtctagtcaggctatggatggtggggtagctgaggctggccctagtcatgctatggagggtggtgtagatgatgctgggcctagtcatgctatggagggtggtgtagatgatactgggtctagtcaggttattctagtggatgaggagagtatagtggggaagtgtaagagattaggggtggaggaggagggtgtcaagcggaaaaggaaaaagggtgtgGGCAAAGGCACAATGGAAATGTTGCCTGTTGCTGTGGGTGAGGCcctaaccagagagaaagagcaggtggtcagggtgggagatagagaagaggaggaaagtgagtctgaggaagaggatgaggagttatttttttcagactcttcttcaattggcccggagctgacagccagtcaaccagaggggtctaagtacacgttgagagaactgacaaggttcctgaatgagactaaggggaaaaaagttaatcttgaggctttttttcctgatcctagaaagtttgtaagatcagtaaaACATGCAATgagaaatgaggggcatggtgtcctctcacccaggaaacggtttaggttgaggaagtgggtcacaacagtgcgtaaaggtttaccttcagacactgtttaaatgtttaatttctttctgacactggggctttttgagcttttctattggtctatttctctgctggcttttctcccacttcttatggagactcttcgggtaggctcgctcaatataaatggcgccagagatgcgggaaagaggagtgtgttgggtgaatatgtaaaacaacaaaaagtacaggtgttgtttctgcaggagacgcatagtgatgtggtgaatgaagttgattgggggctctggtggaaaggggcaagtgtgttgagccatgggacaaatcttagtgcaggggtggcagtcctttttgcaccgggtatgtctgtaaaaatttgctcctcaaaggaggtgtgtaagggcaggttgcttgttgttaaagcagaaattaacagcatgggctttgtttttataaatgtgtatgcgcctaacacagggagagaaagaggggttctatttgggagtcttagacaggaactctcacaagtagcgcctgaggagacgctggtgatcggaggtgactggaactgtacaatggattttacaaaagacagaaatggggaagagcctcattcagtgtcagtgggagtgttagggGACATCATTAACCAGTtcgacctagtggatgtttggagaactaaacatccaaacacaagacagtatacatgggtgaaggtttttggggctagggtgagtgcagcccgacttgatcgtttttacatgtccaggaatcagagcaataggctgctgggcgctaccattctcccagtggggttttcggatcaccacataaccatggctcggctgtctatttcaccagggccccggcaggcatcttattggaagttcaatgtaaagctcttacaagatgccactttttgctcaggtttccagactttttgggaaaggtgggggcagcgaagagaggagtatgagtctctgagtcaatggtgggatgtggggaaagtgcaaattcggcttttctgtcaacagtacacagctctctcatcctcagaggctaggagagtattgggggaactagagcggtgtattagtgagatggaggtagagatggtggggcaaggcaatgtaggcctccaggctaatttagccgaattacgtagggacctgggcagttttttccaggttaaagcaaagggagcacttgtaagagctaggttctccatgctcaaggagatggatgctcccagctccttcttctttggtttggaaagacagagcagtgaagccaagggtatgcattgtttACGGCTctctgatgggcgggtgacctctgtggtgggggagatgcgggagcggactgtggagttttatactgaattgtatagggcagaaatgtgtgatcctatgtgtgctcaggtcttgttcgcaggactccctaagctctctcgggcacagagggatgaaatggacattcctctgttgtcacatgaactggcagaggccgtaacccagatgtcccccggtcgtgcaccgggggtcgatggacttccagtggagttttacaaaaaattctggggaataattggacaGGACTTCTTTTGCGTCTTGCGTGAGTGCatcggggtaggagagttgccgatgagctgccgtcgggcggcactgactctcctgcccaaaaaaggggacttgtgtgaacttaagaactggaggcctgtggcattactctgtgcggactacaagatttttgccaaggtcctctctaacagactgaagtcccatctggactctataatacacaaggaccagacatattgtgtaccgggacgctcaatcacggacaacttgttcttgattagggacatgttggacttgtcgagaggttctaatgtgaactttggactggtctctttagatcaagagaaggcctttgatagagtggatcatgagtatctgtttaatgtgatgtctgtgtttggggttgggaagagttttgtgacctgtgtgaagctgttgtatgctggggcgtcatgtatggttaaggtgggaggggggctcagtaggccagtctgggtgagacggggcattagacaaggatgccctctatctgggcagctatacacactagccattgagccttttttaggactgctacgcaggagattgcagggagtgtgctggacaggcatggatgtggtgacaggaatagcagtgtcagcatatgcagatgatgtttctgtgatggtcagggatgggcaagatatgcaggaactagagaccagtctgaaggtgtacgagggagcttcatcagctaaggtaaactggggaaagagcaaagctctgttatgtggggcatggggggatagggctcctcctctgcttccagggggtttgcagtggggttgtgaagggcttaaagtgttgggggtgtacctgggctcggagaggtgggtcaggaagaactgggaggggctgtcacaggcagtggtgtcaagactggccaggtggaggtggctcctatctcaagtgtcatatagagggagggtgctgataattaacaacctggtggcatcttccttgtggcataaacaggctgtcctcaacccccccgccggtctgcttgcagacctgcaacgcaagctggtggacttcttttggtcgggacatcactggctgaaggcagcagtgttgtacatgaccgtccacgaaggaggacagggcctggtggaactggagagcaggatggctgctttccggctaaaggcggtgcagagactgctgtaccatactgatgtcggctggagggaaccagcatgcgcgctgctgaggagagctggtggattagggttggaccggcagctgttcctcatgaagctggagaggctgagtacagcaggtctctcagagtTTTACTCTGCGGTGCTGAGGACCTGGCAGCTATTAAGAcccacacgagaagggggtgtggagcctgggcagtgggtgtgggaggagcctattttccacaacccagccatccctttgagatcggttcagtctgccaccctgcagaggcaactgatggcagggggtgtacaaaggctaggtgacctgagaatgctgggagaggaggggtggaaaaccccggaggtcttggctcaacaaacaggaataacgtctcttaggctgctggagagattcctggaggaggtccaggaggcactgtctgagaagataaggggggtgtttgagaggccaaagggagaggggccaccaatgtttccgccactgcaggtgacggcagagactggagactggcaagggggtctggaggacttgttagattttaacactccgagcctgggggagtttgagggggtgggaggtaaagccctctacaacctctgcgttaaggttaggaacattcggagcctaacaggagtgaaggcacatcagtggcagggggtatgtggggtggagagtatggtgggttttagatggagggcgctctataaacccccagtaccaaagaggtcaggggacctccagtggagggttcttcatggagccctggccactaacagctggttggcgcgggttgatccgggaattgggcaggggtgtcctttctgtcaaatgaaagaaactgtgattcatgtgttttctgtgtgcaccaggttaatgccattaatgtctctgttggaatgtctgtgtgagaggttgggggtggtttttgctgttgggatgtttataatgggatacaggtattcgagtaaggagaaagaaaaatgtgttttgttgaattttctgtttgctcaggcgaagttagctatttggctaacaaggagaaacagggtcaaaggtggggggataacagaccctttactactgtttaatgggatggtctctgcgcgccttagggttgagtttgagttctataaaatgataaaatgtgtggagatgtttgaggagatatggtgtgttgggggggctgtatgtacagctggggaagatgttttggatatacggttgtaggagagggtatgttttttgtgtatggtgatttgtatcatgtggtagatggtaaggtgagtatggtacatgtatgcagtacaggctatattttgttttttttattttaggggGGGGAGGGTGGCGAGTTtgaaatgaaatgagaatgtttcagtaaagaaagacaaaaagtcaaaaagtctctctctctctctctctctctctctctctctctctctctctctctctctctctctctctctctcaacagatgtcctaaccgacttgccataaCTAGTTTTttaacatgaaatttgtggagtggttgaaaaacgagttttaattactccaacctaagtgtatgtaaacttccaacttcaactgtacctaaccatcaatgcctttcttaaaatcaatacatagaagtatatattttttcaacctgcatatttagttaaaagaaattcatgttagcaggcaatattaactagggaaattgtgtcacttctcttgtgtttattgcacgcagagtcagggtatatgcaacagtttgggccggcTGGCTCGTTgcaactaatttgccagaattataCGGAATtctgacataacattgaaggttgtgcaatgtaacaggtaTATTTAGaattatggatgccacccgttagataaaatacagaacggttccgtatttcactgaaagaataaacgttttgttttttcgaaattatagtttccggatttgaccatattaatgaccaaaggctcatatttctgtgtttattataattaagtctatgatttgatcgagcagtctgactgagcggtggtaggcagcagcaggctcgtaaacattcattcaaactttactgcgtttgccagcagctcttagcaatgcttgatcacagcgctgtttatgacttcaagcctatcaactcctgagattaggctggcaatactaaagtgcctattagaacatccagtAGTCgcaggtatatgaaatacaaatggtatagagagaaatagtcgatgCGTCAAAATGcgccaccagctttcatatgttctcatgttctgggcaaggaacttaaacgttagcttttttacatggcacatattgcacttttactttcttctccaacactgtttttgcattatttaaaccaaattgagcatgtttcattatttatttgagactaaatagattttatttatgtattatattaagttaaaataagtgtttattgttcattcagtattgttgtaattgtcattataacaaatatatatttaatcgttattggctttttttggtcctccaataattgttattggtattgaaaaatcataatcggtcgacctatAATTGGTTTTGCCCTAAGCATCCTAGTCATCCAAATATCCCAAACTATTTTATTGGGTTGGAATTTGATTCAAATAAGTTTAAATTGAGTTATATTCCCGAATTGAGTTTGTATTGTAGGTAAACCCACGATACACTGCGCAATACAGCTCTGACCAGATAATGCTAAGCTAACTCTAGCATCACCTTCTAATTCTCTCCCCATACACCTCTTCCATATCTAATTTTCAGTGTTGTAAATTAGCATGTTAGCATATAGCATCTGTGTAAGTATAGTTAGACTGTTGAATATAGTAGATGCAGTAAGCGGTGGTTGAATGATAAATTAGGGAAAAATCTCTGGAGGCAAGGATTCCTATTTAACGTTAGCTTTCTATTTGTAGCTTCACCATAATGTATTTCTCTCAGGGCGCAGAGGTTTGGATTAATGACTGAGAtctacgtttgtgtgtgtgtgtgtgtgtgtgtgtgtgtgtgtgtgtgtgtccaccccaACAGGACCTGCGGTACTTCAAGTCAGAGAAGACGTCGAGGGGCATGCTGCAGGAGGGTTGGAGGGACACCCAGGAGCCCATCATGTGCTCCTACAAGCTGGTCACCGTCAAGTTTGAGGTGTGGGGCCTGCAGACGCGTGTGGAGCAGTTTGTACACAAGGTCAGaggtcactcacacacacaaatagcAGCCACTTACTCCATAGATAGTGCTGGTTAATTTTTGTCGAACTGCTCTGAGATCAGTGTTCTCTGACCCCCTCTATTGTCTCTCCCTATAGGTGGTGCGTGATGTGCTGCTTCTAGGCCACAGGCAGGCTTTTGCCTGGGTGGATGAGTGGATCGGTAGGTCGACAAGCACTGCTCAATTGTTCCTCTCACTAACTAATCACTGGGTAGTGTTCAGTAGGGCAATTCATTTTTATGTGTTGAAAGTTAAAATGAATGAGTGCTACTTATTGGACAAGACTAGGTTGTCCCTTCCAGTTTTTATTCTGTACCTAATGAAGATGGCCCAAGTTAAACACTGGGACCTATGAAGTCACTCTTTCCTTAGAATGTCATCAATAAGATTTGAATCCTTTTGGGGGCTACGTGGTTACTGTTGATGCCGTCTCGAATCTACTGTCTATCATTGTGTGTTATAGAACTAAATAAGGCATGTGAAACCCTTAACAACATCCAATTCCCCATCACTGCATCTAACCCTGCTCCATCTTACGCGCTGGCTGACCTCTCTGATATCAATAACCCAACTTAGAACACATACCCTAGAGGGCAGATTCAAAGCCCAGTCCTGGACTGAGAAGCAAGCTCAATTGacataatctgtgtctgggaaaatCGCCCCTAGAAGTACTGTCATGTCCAGGGTTGATCTGTGTTCACTAGCTCACTACTTCAGTCATACACAGACAGCCCCTGGACTGCAGTTCCTTCCATGTTTGTCTGTAAAACCAATTCCTGCAATTCTGTATTGGCGTTCAATCAAACAGTATCCCTCCTTGTACACTGGTCTGTTTCTTCTTGAGTCCGAAATATTTTTCATTCTTGTTGGCATCTAGGCTTGTACGATGTCTATAGTGAACACAAATGGCTGAATTTGCTACAATTTCCTCAAGAGAATAGCAATTGCTGAAAATATCGGGTGATATTACACACAAGATATTGCACTCGTTGAATCATGACAGTTGTGTGTATGTGGGTCGTGACTGCATGGCAATGAGAGCAGCAGCAGTAATACTAGCAGGACTCTTATTAGCGCTTAGCTTTTTCCATGGCTGCAGGGTAAGTCCATAACAAGCCATTACTGCTGTAATGGGACACCGctactcactctctcccttctcctctacctctgggggggggggggggggggatataacTTTCCCTCCTATGCACTATTTGGATGATTCCCCCTCACCCAAATCCTCCTGACGTatttgggatgatgttctttggGAATGTATTTTTTGCGGTGATGTTCCCAACCCTTCACGTCTGACTCTGAGGGTTCTGGATCAtttactctccctctcctttcccttctccctctatccctccctttctTCATCTTCATAACCCGGCTTTGGCCTGACTAGCTTTCTCCTCTCGACGCCAACTCTTTTCGGTCGTGGGAAGCTAGCtctgccctctccacctcctaTTGATTGTGCTTGAACTTCGACCTTTCGGCCCCTCCCAAAAGCACTAATCACCACCCAGCGCTCTCTACTCACCCACGGCGTGCCCCTCCTCACTTAACCCCTCCTCTACCTTCGTCTTGAGCTTCCTAACGGGACGACGCCAACATCTCgacctccttccttccttctttgCAGATATGAACTTGGATGACGTGCGGGAATACGAGAAAAGTATGCATGAACAAACCAACATTAAAGTttgccatgagcagcaagagcatTCCACAAACTCCCCATCACTGGATGACATAGAGATTCATGACAAAGCCAGCGTATGTGTCGTTTCATTTCCTCTTGTTCTGTTTCATATTGACGTGCTCTGTTGTTCGTGTTGACGTGACTCGGGAGGTAACCAATCACTCTGTTTCTATGCGAAGTGGTTCTTGCGAGCTTTATAGTTGTTTCTATATCGGGAAAACATTAAGTAAAAAATATTCACAACTTGAGAAAAATATAAAATTACTTTTGATTTGAAAATGTTTGGTCATTTTGATTATGACATAACTAGTAGTGTGACGGCAGGCTAAGATTAGAAAGAAGCGTTAGCGTGCTTTGGAGTGCTGTCTcccccctcattctctctctccgtgcAGACATGACGATGGATGAGGTGAGAGAGTATGAGCGCACCATCCAGGAAGCCACCAACGAGAAGATCGGGATTTTCCCCCCGCCGATCTCCATCAGCGAGATGCCCCTGTCCTCCTGCACCCTCTCCGGCCCCGCCAGCGCCCCCACCACCCCCCTCTGCTCTGACGCGCCCGAGTTCCTCTCCGTCCCCAAGGACAGAGCCCGCAAGAAGTCCGCACCTGAGACCCTCACCCTGCCCGACGCCGCTGCCCAGAACCAGAGTGGAGTCCCCCAGGGCTCTATGCTGGTGCCGCTTCCAAATCAAAATCACTCCCCCTGGCCCTCCTCTGACTCTGACCAGGCTGAGTTAGGGGGGGAATAGGAGGATGTTCTTTTCCCCCATATGCCCTGCCACCTCACTGTCTTAGTAGCCCAGCAAGACTAGCCTCTACACCCTAGTGCCCAGTCCTCCAGGCCCAACTAACC
Coding sequences within:
- the LOC120032611 gene encoding cytoplasmic phosphatidylinositol transfer protein 1-like isoform X2 — its product is MISKHSHEQSDRGEGVEVVQNEPFEDPAHGQGQFTEKRVYLNSKLPSWARAVVPNIFYVTEKAWNYYPYTITEYTCSFLPKFSIHIETKYEDNKGSNDNIFSDSENKDQEREVCFVDIAYDEIPERYYKESEDLRYFKSEKTSRGMLQEGWRDTQEPIMCSYKLVTVKFEVWGLQTRVEQFVHKVVRDVLLLGHRQAFAWVDEWIDMTMDEVREYERTIQEATNEKIGIFPPPISISEMPLSSCTLSGPASAPTTPLCSDAPEFLSVPKDRARKKSAPETLTLPDAAAQNQSGVPQGSMLVPLPNQNHSPWPSSDSDQAELGGE
- the LOC120032611 gene encoding cytoplasmic phosphatidylinositol transfer protein 1-like isoform X1 — encoded protein: MLLKEYRICMPLTVEEYRIGQLYMISKHSHEQSDRGEGVEVVQNEPFEDPAHGQGQFTEKRVYLNSKLPSWARAVVPNIFYVTEKAWNYYPYTITEYTCSFLPKFSIHIETKYEDNKGSNDNIFSDSENKDQEREVCFVDIAYDEIPERYYKESEDLRYFKSEKTSRGMLQEGWRDTQEPIMCSYKLVTVKFEVWGLQTRVEQFVHKVVRDVLLLGHRQAFAWVDEWIDMTMDEVREYERTIQEATNEKIGIFPPPISISEMPLSSCTLSGPASAPTTPLCSDAPEFLSVPKDRARKKSAPETLTLPDAAAQNQSGVPQGSMLVPLPNQNHSPWPSSDSDQAELGGE